One stretch of Pedobacter riviphilus DNA includes these proteins:
- a CDS encoding acyl-CoA thioesterase, translating to MEKNQYSIFESELRVRPDDIDMFNHVHNSKYLDYVLAARYEQMEKFYGMPWEHFTKQGLGWVVSHVDINFKRPLLMNDLMLIRTGILTMNDKGCSVQFEIINQKTGKVASDGVFDYVLIDLTTGRGTKVSEEMIKAYSI from the coding sequence AGCGAACTACGCGTCCGCCCGGATGATATCGATATGTTTAACCATGTGCATAATAGTAAATACCTTGATTATGTACTGGCAGCACGTTATGAGCAAATGGAAAAATTCTACGGTATGCCTTGGGAACATTTTACCAAACAGGGGCTGGGCTGGGTTGTAAGCCATGTTGACATTAACTTTAAACGCCCGTTGTTGATGAATGACTTAATGCTGATTAGGACCGGTATTTTAACCATGAACGATAAAGGCTGTTCAGTTCAGTTCGAAATTATTAACCAGAAAACCGGAAAAGTGGCTTCAGATGGTGTTTTTGATTACGTACTGATTGATTTAACTACTGGCCGTGGAACAAAGGTTTCAGAAGAAATGATTAAAGCCTATAGTATATAG
- a CDS encoding MATE family efflux transporter, whose protein sequence is MSHSTKTQGKLSSFFDILVQSLKGHEVDLTSISIKRAIILLAIPMMLEMAMESVFALVDLYFVGHLKNSSHAIQTVGLTESVLTIIYSLAIGLSMAATAVVARRIGEKNPEAASKAGMQTIVIAVFVNIIISILGFIYAKDILLLMGASTETADQGVAFVRIMMGGSIIIVLLFLINGIFRGAGNAAIAMRSLWIANIANIILCPIFINGLGPIPAFGLTGAAIATTIGRGLGVSYQVYNLFSGKNILKIRISHFLPDFVQIKAIVKIAAPAIFQFVIASCSWVFLAELVATTGGDTGSAGYQTALRLMMFFMLPAWGLSNAAATLVGQNLGAGHIDRAEKSVFQTLKYIIIFMAVVSVLFLTCGHLFAAFFTSDEKVIAIASQALKILSIGFVIYGAAMVFSSAFNGAGDTWTPTKINVFAFWLFQIPLAYFLAKYLEMGPTGVFIAIPTAEAGIAVAAFILFKKGKWKKTMV, encoded by the coding sequence ATGTCACATTCAACAAAGACGCAGGGCAAACTTTCGTCTTTTTTCGATATCCTCGTCCAATCTTTAAAAGGTCATGAGGTTGATTTAACTTCAATTAGTATCAAACGCGCAATTATTTTATTGGCCATTCCAATGATGCTGGAAATGGCTATGGAGTCGGTTTTTGCCTTAGTCGATCTGTATTTTGTTGGCCACTTGAAAAATAGTAGTCATGCGATACAAACTGTTGGTTTAACAGAATCGGTGTTAACCATTATTTACTCATTGGCCATCGGCTTGAGTATGGCCGCGACAGCGGTGGTTGCCCGCAGAATTGGAGAAAAAAACCCAGAAGCGGCATCAAAAGCTGGGATGCAAACCATTGTGATAGCTGTTTTCGTAAACATTATCATCAGCATACTGGGCTTCATTTACGCCAAAGATATTCTATTGCTCATGGGGGCCTCAACTGAAACTGCTGATCAAGGTGTGGCATTCGTTCGTATTATGATGGGCGGAAGCATCATTATTGTACTGTTATTCTTAATTAACGGAATTTTTAGGGGTGCAGGTAACGCAGCAATCGCCATGCGAAGTTTATGGATCGCCAATATTGCGAACATCATCCTCTGCCCTATTTTTATCAATGGTTTAGGGCCAATACCTGCATTTGGGTTAACAGGCGCTGCCATTGCCACAACAATTGGTCGTGGTTTGGGTGTTTCGTATCAGGTTTATAATCTGTTCAGTGGTAAAAACATATTAAAAATACGCATAAGCCACTTTTTGCCTGATTTTGTCCAGATTAAAGCTATCGTTAAGATTGCCGCTCCAGCTATCTTTCAATTCGTAATTGCAAGTTGTAGCTGGGTATTTTTAGCAGAACTGGTGGCCACTACCGGTGGTGATACAGGATCCGCTGGTTACCAAACTGCACTACGGCTGATGATGTTTTTTATGTTACCCGCCTGGGGTTTAAGCAATGCGGCAGCTACACTGGTTGGCCAGAATTTGGGTGCAGGTCATATAGATCGCGCTGAAAAATCGGTTTTCCAGACCCTCAAGTATATCATTATTTTCATGGCAGTAGTAAGTGTGTTGTTCTTAACCTGTGGACATTTGTTCGCTGCTTTCTTTACTTCAGATGAAAAAGTAATTGCCATTGCAAGCCAAGCTTTGAAAATTTTAAGCATCGGTTTTGTTATTTATGGGGCCGCAATGGTATTCAGTAGTGCATTTAACGGTGCAGGTGATACCTGGACACCTACAAAAATTAATGTTTTTGCATTTTGGCTGTTTCAGATTCCACTGGCTTACTTTTTAGCAAAATATTTAGAAATGGGGCCAACAGGTGTTTTTATTGCCATCCCGACGGCAGAAGCCGGTATTGCAGTAGCGGCATTTATT